DNA from Balaenoptera musculus isolate JJ_BM4_2016_0621 chromosome 4, mBalMus1.pri.v3, whole genome shotgun sequence:
gagagaaagtggGATGCACAAGTAGATAAGGCTTTGCCTTTTCCCTCTTTGGATCTCATCTTGAAAATTGTGAAAAGTATGAAAAGGTAAGAGATTATTACTATAGTAATAGTGAAGATTAAAACTGACCCTGCAAAGATAAACAGCAACAATTCATTGATATAAGTATCCACACAGGAGAGCCTGTATAATGGAAGGACATCACAAAAAAAGTGTTTGATTTGATGAGATCCACAGAAAGTTAACCTGAACAGAAACCCTATTTGAATCGTGGCATGCAGGTTTCCGGCTATGTAGGCCCCTGTGATCATCTGAATGCAGAGTTTCTTTGACATCATGGTGTGGTACTGCAGTGGGTTGCAGATGGCCACATAGCGATCATAGGCCATTGCTCCTAGGAGAAAGCAATCTGCAGTTTCAGCAAGGCAGAGAAAATAAGATTGTGCCATGCATTCGTAGAGGGAAATCATTCTATCTTTAGAAAAGAAGTTCTCTAGCATCTTGGGGGTAATGGCACTGGAACAACAGGAATCCATCAGAGCGAGGTTACCCAGAAAGATGTACATTGGTGTGTGAAGACGACGCTCTGAAACTATCAGTGCCACCAGGCCAAGATTCCCCACCATGGTGATGAGATAGATGGTAAGGAACATCAGAAACAGAAAGGTCTTCAGCTCTGGGTGATCTGTAAATCCTATGAGGATAAATTCAGTTGTCAAGGAGTGGTTATCCTCAATCATATCCAACTTCTCTGTTGACACAGGAATTGTGGAGATATAAGATTTGAAATTAGAGTgcatataattttcctttaaaatttttctttttacagggAGTGGAGCTCTTCTTCAAGCTTCCCCTATTTCCTCTGGGATAGGAACACATACCTGTAGGGGACATTCATTTCTCTGTAATGCCAGCTTTTAAGATCTTGACTCTGAAACTCAGGATTCCCAagaacattttggtaattctaaGGAGGATGCTTATAGTGGAAAAGCCTTGTCTTTATGAATTTATGAAGAATACTCTACATATCTAGGCCATCCATATTTGATTCAGTATTCCCAACTAATGTGTGTCAGTTTTTATATCAGagttccttaaaatatatatcaagcCACTTTTCAtgtagatacatatatttttaaattgagcaaatatttttcatatactcTCTCCATAGAGTGAATATTTGAATAGTGTACACAGATATGTTAAATTTATATCTTAGGAATTGCATGAAAATCACTAAGGATGAAGGAGGGGACTGttcatctttaaagaaaattaccttagaaagctaagaaaataaatacctatAGATTATCATCTCTTCCATCCATTTTCCCTGTGTCAGGCTAAATCCATTATTCTCTGAATGTGGCCAGATATCTAAATCCTTTCCTCTTTTATGTAAAGCATAGTTTTTATATAATGATACTAATATCGTTTACTCAGTGCCCCAGACTACACCAATCTCCATTTTTTGAAACATCAAGAACGTCTTATATACCCAATGCAATCTAGAATTGCTTGTGTATAATCtaacattgcttttttttcataTGTGCATGCACAATTTCCCTTTTATACTGTAGGTATTTTGAGGTTTTCTGTGACTATACTTTTTATAACAGCTGTACAGTGCTATGGGGTAAAAACATGATTGATTCCAGTCCTACCTCCAGTTCAGTGACCTGGGATGGGTGAACTTGTTTTCAGTATCTACCAGTGATACTTAGTGAATTATTTTGTATCTGCAAATTGAGATTTAATTTTGAAGAACAGTTTACAAAAGACATCATTCAAAATTCATTGTttcaaaaaaaatctgtgtatctTTCTTTTACCTGAATTAATGTATCtactatttttctgtttcctaagaAAATTATGTAAGATTTTCTGAAGTATGTCACAGTAcattaaaagttaataaataaaagtaagccATGCCTTTATACTTTAGTTTTCTAACActtagaaatagagaaaattctTTAAATCTTAATATGATTTGTGAgaagaaattttgttttcctttaaaaggcTACTTTCTACTATTATTTAGTGACCTACAAGACATATTGACTGCGTGTCTAATCATATAAATTCTTTGGTCAAAATGGTTTATTTCAGTTTCAAAACACCGGCACTGgctaaaagttttatttactttttgttttaaaatattaaacatatgcCACTTTATTATTCAGCTGATACAAATAACTTTCTATGTGCATACCTGAATTATATAACAGAATTACATTCTGTCCTTACCTGTATATTTTGAAGTTCTACCTTATAATCAGAGAGGTCAGCATAAACTAGGTCAGCATCCTAGTTTCTCATAGTCTTCAGTTTTGAGAATAGCTAGAATGATAACTAAATAGTTGAAAtctaataacaacaaaaaatgcttaataattcagaaaaataaaaattaattgatgttaatattaaaaggaaaagtaaactaGAATATTCCTCTTAGAATATTCCTCTTACCTAGATTACACTGAGAAGTGTTTTGTAACACCTCGTTTTTTGCTTTGTGGTATTAGGTCTAAAAGAATTTCAGAATATAAACCTTGGTCTTTAAAACGTTgggattaaaagaataaatatctggGAGACTACTAATAGGTCAGTGTccataattattttccttaaaatgaaaatttaaaatttccatcaAATGCTAAAGGGATTTCCTTGTAATGACTTCAGTGTATTTCTATTGGGAGATTAGGTCACAAAGACATACACTACCTGATGTTAATTAAAGATAACCTCTGAAAAAGTTAAAGACCTTCATTAAAGTCACTAATGTAATTTGAGATCATGTTGCTGATCTTAGGTAACTGACTTCATTTttacaattcttttcattctttgtgtaaaatgtaaaatgagcAGAAGAGACAGATTGGTTTCACCTCCTACTGGAGGAATTAACATGTTTATgagattttaatatgttttataaaagatgattgaatattttttaaactttttattttgaaataatttcagatttacataaaagttgcaagaatagtacaaagaatccTGTATTCTCTTCAGACTCCTCAAATGTTAATATATTACCACATTtgcttatctatttatctatccctAAATAGTTTagtgtatatttcctaaaaacaaggacattctcttttATAACTATGATATAAGTATCATAATCAGGAAATTAATACTAAATGGCCTtaacaatacaatacaatactaAATGGCCTTAACTTTGACAATTATACTAATAACATTCATTATAAGCAAAGAAAATCCAGGACCATGAGTTAcattcagttgtcatgtctcAATTCTTCTTTATTCGGGAACAATTCCTCAGTTGTTCCTTGTCCTTTATGATcttaacatttttgaagagtacattttttaacttaaattttatttaatttatttttttatacagcaggttcttattagttctctattttatacatattagtgtatatatgtcaatcccaatctcccaattcatcacaccagcccccaaccccccaccatttccccaccttggtgtccatacatttgttctctacatctgtgtctctatatctgccctgcaaactggttcatctgtacaatttttataggttccaaatatatgtgttaatatacaatatttgtttttctctttctgacttacttcactctaaatgacagtctctagatccatccacgtctctacaaatgacccagttttgttcctctttatggctgagtaatattccattgtatatatgtaccacaacttctttatccattggtctgtcgataggtatttaggttgcttccatgacctggctattgtaaatagtgctgcaatgaacattgcggtgcatgtgtctttctgaattatggtttcttctgggtatatgtccaatagtgggattgctaggtcatatggtaattctatttttattttttttatttttatttttttatttatttatttttttttaattttttatttatttatttatttatggctgtgttgggtcttcatttccgtgagagggctttctctagttgtggcaagcgggggccactcttcatcgcggtgcgtgggcctctcactatcgtggcctctcttgttgcggagcacaggctccagacgcgcaggctcagtaattgtggctcacgggcccagctgctccacggcatgtgggatcttcccagaccagggctcgaacccatgtcccctgcattggcaggcagactctcaaccactgcgccaccagggaaaccctatttttatttttttaaggaacctccatactgttctccatagtggctgtatcaatttacattcccaccaacagtgcaagagggttcccttttctccacaccctctccagcatttgttgtttgtagattttctgatgatgcccattctagctggtgtgaggtgatacctcattgtaggtttgatttgtatttctctaataattagtgatgttgagcagcttttcatgtgcttcttggccatttgtatgtcttctttggagaaatgtctatttaggtcttctgcccatttttggattggggtgtttctttgatattgagctgcatgagctgtttatatattttggaggttaatcctttgtctgttgattcgtttgcaaatattttctcccattctgagggttgtcttttcgtcttgtttgtagtttccttggctttgcaaaagcttttaagtttcattaggtcccatttgtttatttttgtttttatttccattactctaggaggtggatcaaaaaagatcttgctgtgatttatgtcaaagagtgttcttcctatgttttccttcgagttttatagtgtccagtcttacatttaggtctctaatccattttgagtttacttttgtgtatcgtattagggagtgttctaatttcattctttaacatgtagctgtccagttttccaagcaccacgtactgaagaggctgtcttttctccattgtatatccttgcctcccttgtcatagattagttgaccataggtgcgtgggtttaatctctgggctttctatcctgttccattgatatatatttctatttttgtgccagtaccatattgtcttgcttaatctagctttgtagtatagtctgaaggcagggagtctgattcctccagctccgttttttccctcaagactgctttggttattcggaatcttttgtgtttccatacaaattttaaaattttttgttctagttctgtaaaaaacgccatcagtaatttgataggattgcattgaatctgtacattgctttgggtagtatagtcattttgacaatattgattcttccaattcaataacatggtatatctctccgtcttttggtatcatctttaatttctttcatcagtgtcttatagttttctgcatacaggtcttttacctccataggtaggtttattcctaggtattttagtctttttgttgcaatgataaatgggagtgtttccataatttctctttcagaggtttcatcattagtgtataggaatgcaaaagactTTTGtacgttaattttgtatcctgcaactttactaaattcattgattaactctagtagttttctggtggcatctttaggattctctatgtgtagtatcctgtcatctgcaaacagtgacacttttacttcttcttttccaatttgtattccttttatttctttttcttctctgattgccatggctaggacttccaaaactatgttgaataatagtggtgagagtggacatccttgtcttgttcctgatcttagaggaaatgctttcagtttttcaccattgagaatgatgtttgctgtgggtttgtcatatatagcctttattatgttaaggtaggttccctctatgcccactttctggagagtttttatcataaatgggtgttgaattttgtcaaaagctttttctgcaactattgagatgatcatatggtttttattcttcagtttgttaatatggtgtatcacattgattgatttgcatatattgaagaatccttgcatccctgggataaatcccacttgatcatggtgtatgatccttttaatgtgttgttggattctttctttttgctggtattttgttgaggatttttgcatctatattcatcagtgatattggtctgtaattttctttttttgtagtatctttgtctggttttggtatcagggagctGGTGGtgtcatagaatgagtttgggagtgttccttcctctgcaattttttggaagagtgtgagaaggatgggtgttagctcttctctaaatctttgatagaattcacctgtgaagccttctggtccaggacttttgtttgtttgttggaagattttaaatcacagtttcaatttcattccttgtgattggtctgttcatattttctatttcttcctggttcagtcttggaaggttatacctttcaaagaatttgtccatttattccaggttgtccattttattggcctagacttgcttgtagtagtctcttaggatgctttgtatttctgcggtgtctcttgtaacttctcctttttcatttctaattttattgatttgagtcctctccctctttttcttgatgagtctggctaatggtttatgaaatttgtttatcttctcaaagaaccagcttttagttttattgatccttgctattgttttctttgttctatttcatttaattccgctctgatctttatgatttctttccttctgctaactttgggctttgtttgttcatctttctctagttcctttaggtgtacagttagattgtttatttgagatgtttcttttttcttgaggtaggct
Protein-coding regions in this window:
- the LOC118894035 gene encoding olfactory receptor 5K1-like, which encodes MIEDNHSLTTEFILIGFTDHPELKTFLFLMFLTIYLITMVGNLGLVALIVSERRLHTPMYIFLGNLALMDSCCSSAITPKMLENFFSKDRMISLYECMAQSYFLCLAETADCFLLGAMAYDRYVAICNPLQYHTMMSKKLCIQMITGAYIAGNLHATIQIGFLFRLTFCGSHQIKHFFCDVLPLYRLSCVDTYINELLLFIFAGSVLIFTITIVIISYLFILFTIFKMRSKEGKGKALSTCASHFLSVSLFYGSLLFMYVLPKSGNEEDKDIPVAIFYTLVIPLLNPFIYSLRNKEVINVVNKIMKKTIISYNFQQIQQMLGIEVNTYKGLLHLIFLANFWNAKA